DNA sequence from the Coffea arabica cultivar ET-39 chromosome 11c, Coffea Arabica ET-39 HiFi, whole genome shotgun sequence genome:
taatataatataattatacaCTAAATAACGTGAATAGGACAACAACCGAGCCGAATCGTATCAGACCTCAATTGCATTAGCCCATCTCCCCCCCAACCAAAACCAAATGCGATAATAGAACTATTGCTACAAGGAAGATTAAATAAATTGATGCTTCCAAAATTTATTGATTGGTTGAAAAGATAACTATTACTGCAAGGAAGAttaaataaattactacttcCAAAATTTATTGATTGGTTGAAAGGAtaactatttttgtttttggtcaCAATAAATTATATTCTACGCCTACTCTTACTCTGCACTAAGGGAAATGGGTGAATCCGAGAGGGTCAATAGGAAATTCGGAGAGAATTGAACTATCATCGCATCAGACGGGTGCCTTTGCACTCGCCggtgaaattttcaagaaattctacaaGGTAACGATAACTATTGCTACAAGGAAGATTAAATAACTTATTGCTTCCAAAATTTATTGATTGGTTGAAAAGATAACTATCGCTgttagactgagatatggtgtAGTAAGGCGTACGTTCCcgcaattttttgttttgtgtttccACACTGATTGGAAATGCAGAAACGAACAACTACAAGCTCCTTTTCTACAGTGATAAATAATGCAATCGATTTCACACCAACAATGACAAATGCAAGAACGTTTCTAAATTGTTTGCAAACGATCTTGACACAACATATCAGAGTACAGTTCAATTATTTCTACTATATCAAAAGGACTAGGCGATGCATGCATGGATGATTAATCCTAGGACTAGCACTACATTGTTCTTGTTCGAGACCACTGATCTTGTCGGTATCATACAGTGCAAGTTTTCGCACCGAAATGTAACTTTTTTTTAACACAAGAAGAAACTCTAATCTtaccaaaagaaagaaggaaagaggGGGTCGAACcattaaaattttttccttatcaagagagagaagagaaataAACTAATGTCTCTGCTATTAtatgttttggttttgttttgttaaAGTCAAACCCAATGCAACGCAGCTTATATTTCTTCTTAGACACAAATGAAACAACTTTGCAAAGAAAGACACAAATGAAACTGAGTTACAAGTTGTTAAGACTATCGCCATGTCAAATTTACCAAATGTAATGTAGTTTATATGTCTTTTTGGAACAACATGGTCAATTTCTTGcacaaaattaagaaaaaagaattaaatggCGAATAATGTGATTCAATCTTAATGATATAATATAGGCAATAAATCacatgctatttttttttttcctcatcaTTGAAagctctcctttttcttcactaTTCCCTGCCGCGTTTTCGGGAGTCAAAAGTAGTACAGGAAACCGGGAAAGTCACTAGAGCGGAGATCCAATGCACCCCACTTTCGTCAACAATACCATCCTTTTAATCTAAAAGCCAATAAGATTCAGACCGAGTCCCATGTCTCGGACCTTAAAGTAGTACTTTGTCCTGCGCTTGACTGTCTAGCTCGAATATGATTGGCCATTGTAATTTGGATGCACCAACAGCAATATAGCAGCTAATGGAAAAAAGGGCGAAGATTTTTCGGTGCCTCTTTCTTCGTGAAGCATAAAGATGTCCTATGTCCTAGAAGAAATTTTGACGCTTCTCGGTTAcaaatttcaatcacctttCCATGCTTTCTAGAAAATTGTCCTTTTCTGCAAcactttccttttctctttcttttctaatttttagtaTTACTTGTTTGTGTAAGACTTTCCTTGACTCAATGCAAAACACATTCCTTTGGTTTCTGTCACGCTGTCCTAGAGAAGAAAACAGGAAGTGGTTTGTGCTTGTTCTAAAATCTTGCAGGACCCCGGAACAAAACAGGCAGAGATTGCAATTCTACTCCCAGGAAAAAAAATGGGTAATTCTGGGAATAATCTTCTTGCTGTGATGGCCAAGAACATTGATGTTATTGCTATGTAAGAATGtagtagtaatttatttttcttcaagttCTAATTTCTTTTTGCCTCGGTTCTTTTTGTAACGCTACTTGCTTTACAATGTGATTGTTGCTGCATGCTTCTATATCACGGTAATATTTTTCTACTAAAAGCTGAAACcaagatttgatttttcttctcaaatagttccttttttttttttttgctaactAAAATCTGTTTGTTCCTTTTTCAGGCCTGTGATTTCTCTCGTGTATCCTCTGTAAGTCTCTGTCCTTTTGTCAAAAAGTTTGGATCTTTCGTGATTATTTGTTGCATAGTACTTCACATTGCAAATCTTTGAGGaagaggaaagaattgcaaaatcACTGCTTAGTTTGTTGCTTAATAGTACAGCTATATTGATCAAATAAGGTAGGGTAATGCCGGTGTTTAGATTGTCCCAGTAAATTTTTCCTTCTGATGTTATTTGAGAATGGATATTCTGCTTTTATGGTAGGAGGGAAAATTAGAGACCCCTTACCTCTCTGCTCCCAAAAGGCATTTGAAATCAGAGTAAAAGTAGCATAGAGGGTTGGTGGGCTTGATGGCTGTTGCATGTTTATGGTTGAAGGATATCTTTATTTGGTATTATGTGTATTTGTTGCATGGTTCATAGGATGGTAAATGACAATCTAACCTTGTCATTGTGATGTTGACAGGTACGCTTCTATTAGGGCCATAGAGACTAAATCTCGTGCTGATGACAGGCAGTGGTTAACTTATTGGGTTCTTTATTCTCTAATTACTCTGTTCGAGCTTACATTTTTCAAAGTTCTTGAGTGGTAAGTGTGCTGCAAACTCGAGTTTCTTACATCTCTTATACTGCTAAATTATGGTGAATCGGCCTTGGACTGGCTGAACCTGTTGCCAAATGCTTGAAGCTACTACAACATGATCCACTTCACCGAAGTTACTTATTTCCTATTTTCATTGCCTGGACCAGTCATTTCCAATATTTCAGTCTCATCACCTTCTTTTGTTCCACATATACAGGGCTGAAGTCCAACAATAGCACTTCCTCTCAGTTACCAAGTGCATAATGCAATTACATCAGATTAAGTAAAATACAGTTGACAGGGGAACTAATaccaaatttatttatttatttatcatgaGATTACTACCTTTATATAGCTCATTAGGAGCAAGTATTATGAGAATATTCATGATTTTACCACCTTAAAGCATCAACACCACGTAGCCGTGTAACCAGTGTAAAATGGAGGAACTGAGTCACAATGGACAAAATATTTCAGCCTAAATTGAGGAACTTCTTTTTGTGCTTCGTCGCGTGCATATCCATCGATTCTTCGATATAAAAGCACATTTCATCCCACCGTAAAGACTGACGAGATCACTCTTTGCGTGAATGATGTTTTAACTTGATATTTTCTGTCCTCTCATTTATCCTTAGAGAGTACATGGGAGAAGTTTACAAAGTGAATAACTTTTTGGCtaaaaaaaagttgaaagctgagaGGAATTTCCCCCCTTTACATCCTTAATTTTGGTTTGCTTTGCCATAAAAGAATTGCCTGTGTGCTGCTGTAAGAATGTGCTCATGCATGTCTGGATAAAGTATGTTGCTGTTGACCTGCCCTTACTATTTGATTTTCTTGTTGGCATAAGGTTACCCATTTGGCCCTATGCGAAACTGATTGGTATATGCTGGCTAGTCCTACCTCAGTTCAACGGAGCAGCTTATGTTTATGAGCATTTCATTAGACCTTTCTACAGGAATCCACAAGTTAAGATCTGGTATGTACCTCGAAAGAAGGATGTTTTCAGTAAACCAGATGATGTCCTTACTGCTGCAGAAAAATACATTGAAGAAAATGGACCAGAAGCCTTTGAGAGAATGATAGCCAGGGTATGCTAAAAATGTTTGTACCTTAAACGTCTAACTTTGGATTTTAGATTTTGCATTTAGACCAGCTAATTTTTTTGGGCGGGGAAAAACTGGGGAAAAAGGGGGTGAACCCTTGATGTGGAATCTTTAGTAGTGCAGTTTTACCAATAGAGAGAGCATGATTGGAAATAAGTTCTTGAATAGTAAAATGTGTCCTGAATGCTGAGTATCTGACCATGAACATGAATTAGGTACTAATGCTATTCATTTTTCAAAGTTACTACTTACAATGTTGAGCATCTACAATTACTACAAGTTACTGATCCATTTGTTGTTCTTTCATAGCTCACCGTGAATTATAATTACTGCTAACGAGCTGTACTAGTCTGATTCATACGTGAGGTTGTTTTCCTCAGCTGATATACTGACATGCGCATTGCTAAAACAATAACTATTCATTGCTCAAACAGTGTTTCTGAATGCACATAATATTTTGGGAAGAACCCCTTTCTTGACCAATGGTACTTCAGCATTTTCCCATCGTTCATAAAGTTTTCCTCTTTCTGCAAATCCATACACAGGACATATGCTATAAGACCTATATATCCTTTTGTAAGATAATTAATTTAAAACATTCTTGTCAATAAAGTAATATTTATTCCTGTTCATTTGCATGAACGTTTCTTTTATCTGTGTGCTGATGTCATGGCAGTCCATAATCGACAGTTTTGTGTTTCTGTGTACAGGCTGATAGAGAAGCCCGGGCGAGGAGGAGCACCTATATGATCTTTGAAAACGATAGAGGATATTATTAACACCCTGTATTTACTGGTACCGCACCACAAAGTTGGTACTTTTTCTGGCTCAGAGCCAACTGGGCAGCGAGTATATGATCACTTGACCATCTTTCGTTGCATTTTTCTGATTGCAAAGCTTGTTGAAACTGAGGTTGCCTGCATATCGAAGTGTGACTAAAGTACTACTAAGGTATATGGACGACTTGTCCATCAGAATAACTCTTTGTTCTGCTTAATGATCTTTGCTACTTCTCCATCAGCATTGTTCAACAAGTGCTGCAGCTGCTTGCTTTCATTGAAATCAAGCGTCAACATTGTCATTGCCAGGGGAGAAGGGAATATAAGTGAGAGACTTCGGGTTCAAGTCTTTTCACTtatactaaaaagaaaaaatttattaaaaaaaaaaaaaagcctcaaCATTGTCAGTGGATTATGTTCTAAATAGACAGATTCGTAGGTTATTGATTTTTTATGTTTCCATAATTGTGCCATTGATTTCAGGTTCTCATCTTGTTTAGTTGCATTTCTCTTTTATTAGCTCCTTTTGGATTCTTCCTTTCCTAGTGCAATAAAGAAATAGCTTCCCCTTGAAAACATGTTTGAAAAGGTCTATTCTAAAAGTGGATTAAGCTCAATTGGATATGTGagattcaagaaaatcaagcaatcaaaaaaatcaatttgaaaTGATTTATATCTAGATTTATAAGTATTCCACTCGAACGGACATAATTATCAATACGATCCCTTTACAACTAAAATATTACTTGCCAACGATATTTCCAATTAAGATCTTACTTGATTTCCAAGTCCCTTAACGAAACAAATTAGTATACTGTTGGAACTTGGGATAAACAATTTGGCCAATTATACAATTCGTTGAATGTTGCAACACAATTCCATTACAATCATAGAGAAAATGGGGTTAGCAACAACATATGTTTTTATGTTTTGCCTTGTGAGGAGTCTTTCATCCAGAGAAGGCAGAGATATACAAGAAAAATCGTATTGATTTTGTTTATTGGTTTTTGAAATCTTTTGTTCACATTTCTTGAGTTTAGTCATATCGTagctgttctttttcttttgccagAAAAAAAGGGAATAGGTTATGGTATCACATTTGTCTCTCCCAAAATTTCGTATTTAGTTAGATTACTTTGTTCTTACAAAAATTCATTAGACAAAGAGGTAGTGTAATTGAAATATCGGGTAAACTTCcgtcaaaaaaaatatatcgGGTAAACTAGCAAATATGGCTTCCCCAGACCTGTGGATACCAAAAGCTTAAAAGGAGGTTTTTCATAATTATTCCAAAGATAAGGCGTGATTACTGTAATTTGTCATAGTGTGACTCGTCCCTTTTTAGGCTTACAGGCAGACTTTTGGCCTTATTCGTTAATTTTGCTCTAGAAAAGGACAAAATCAGAACATCCCAATCATCAAAAAATCTCAGATGCAAGAATCTGACTTTTTGATGCTGACAGGGCGTAACTCCGAAAAAGAGGGATGTTAACAAAGCAgcggaaacaaaaaagaaatcagcagagaaaaagagaaagagacaAAGGATGAGAACAAAATGTTGAGGAAATAAAGACAAAATTTCGACATCTTTATAGCTCCTCTGGAACAAAATTTACTGATTTTTAATTAATCTGCAAGACCCTTTTGTCCCAGGAAAGGGGGAAGAGAGCTTTGATGCCGAGCTAAAAAAGTTGTCATTTTTGTCTTTCAATTTCCCTCCTGTCGAAGTCATTATACCCTACGAATTATAGTTCAAGGAAAAGGAACAAGAAGGCCTCAGATTCATTCCAAGTGGCCTGCATTACATGTGATAAATGCAAATCTGTgatgtgatttggtgaaggttgATTAAAGGATTTTGATACGGAATCTTGTTTCAAGGCGTCAGTGTTGATTGCACATattcaagaattggagtttttcTTGAAAGGTTGAATAGGGATTTCTTGGTTTCTTTGGATTTTCCAAGAGTTGGTTTAGCCGCTCTAGAGCTGAATGTTCAACGGTTTTGAGTCGTGAATAGAGCTCTTGAGGCCTGTTTAAGCAAGTTTAGGGGCCTTTCTCTTTAATAAGCAGGGATTTCTGTTTGTTTGAATGTTCTTCAGGGATTTTATGATGGGGCAGATGAAAAGAGAATAGCTTTGTTGTGAGCTTGTGGTCTTATATGGGGGAGAGTAGGTGTAGGAGGAGGAGATTGTTTTTAGGCTGTGGAGGTTCAAATGGGTTTTGGGTTTTTCTTAGTGATCGCATTACAACTTGAATGGCTGATTTGCAGAGGCCTGCTCTAGCTGAGAGAGATATTGACCAGGTACTGTTTTTCGCATTGCATTTGCTTCGTTCTTTTGAACTTGACGCAGAAAAAGTATAGGATATTTGATTGTGCTTCTTATGGGAATAAAAGGCCATCACAGCGCTCAAGAAGGGGGCTTTTCTGCTTAAGTATGGGAGGAGGGGAAAGCCAAAGTTCTGCCCGTTTCGACTATCAACTGTAAGTCTCCTTGCAGTACATCTTATCTGTGCAAAGTTCTTAGCTTACCTGCCTGAAATTATTATTGTCAATGCCTGCTTTTACTTGTTTGGAGCTTCTTTAGGTCAAGGAACTCATCTATCACTTTGTGTCTCGCAATGAAAGAAGTTCATTGTCTTAAggattttaatagtttttatccttcatttcaagAAGGAGCTCTATAAACCATGACTACAAGAGAGTGTTAACTGAGGCATCATTTCTGCAGCAGATACAATCCTGGAAATGCCTAGTTATGTTTCAACTGAGCCCTTGTTGAGCTTTGTGATACAAAGAGACATCTCTGTGATTCTTCAGATATAGTTTTGGTAGTTTCATTCAACCTCTTCATCCTCATATATAACAGCATAAAGTATAGAGAGGAGAAAAGAGATCTACAATTTAAAATTAGCTGGAGATTGCTGCTTTGCCATGTTGTTTTTGCCACCATCTGTTGATGAGAAATTAAATCATCTTATAGATGAACTAATGAGCAACATTTGTGCACTTAGTGCTCCACATTCTTTTCTaggctttggatttggattgtcATGTTTACAATTTCACATTGACACCTTCTGAAATGTTGCATGAATAAAAAGAAGCGGTGGAGAATGCTCCAATTTCTGCAGAAGTAACGTTCTATAATCTATAACGGTTGGAAATTTTGGTAATCTGGAAAATAAATGTGGAATTCTCCTTTATTAGCAAGGAGGTTGCTCAATACCCTTCtgttgattttctttttaagaAAGATAATTACTACAACTTCTCTATCCCAATCACACCTAAATCAACATACCGTGTAATTCTTCTTACCCTAGTGCAATTTTACTTGTGCATCACCTACTGTTGTTTGACCTGCTTTAAAATATAGGTATGTGGATTAATACAA
Encoded proteins:
- the LOC113716622 gene encoding HVA22-like protein a, whose protein sequence is MGNSGNNLLAVMAKNIDVIAMPVISLVYPLYASIRAIETKSRADDRQWLTYWVLYSLITLFELTFFKVLEWLPIWPYAKLIGICWLVLPQFNGAAYVYEHFIRPFYRNPQVKIWYVPRKKDVFSKPDDVLTAAEKYIEENGPEAFERMIARADREARARRSTYMIFENDRGYY